The Brassica napus cultivar Da-Ae chromosome C7, Da-Ae, whole genome shotgun sequence genomic interval GGTGGTCgaaatcttgagttttttttcatTGGTGTAATAAAAACTGTATATGATGTGTAATAATGGACGTTTTGTACCTCAAGAACTAGATCTTTTGAGATATTCCAGTTTCTTGTATTGCAAGAGAACGATGTTACTAACAACTTATACATGCGTGTGAGAATCAAAGAACAATAACACACAAAATCAAACGCAAATTATTGCAATCAAATGCAATTTATTTGTGAGACATGAAATACAAAGCCTAAACTCGTCGACCGAATCGCCTCTGCCTTTGCTGATACCAAGTCAAGGCCTCAAGATACTCAGCCTCACCGAAGTCAGGCCAAAGAACGTTAGGAAAGTAGAGCTCAGTGTAAGCAGATTGCCATAAGAAGAAGTTACTGATTCTTTGCTCTCCGCTCGTTCTGATCAATAGGTCAGGATTTGGAAACTCGCTACAGTTTGTCATCAACTCTTTATCTATCACATTCTCGTCAATGTCCTCTACTTGGATCAGCCCGTTTTTCGCCTTTTCGGCTAGACTTTTGCACGCTTGCATGATATCAAATCTTCCACTATAGTCTATTGCTAAAATGAGATGCTTCCCTTCATAGCTCTTTGTAGCTTCCTCTGTTTCTCTTATCAAACCT includes:
- the LOC106430937 gene encoding dehydrodolichyl diphosphate synthase 5-like, which gives rise to MSLFEENFRSEMPFFQRDKIKISVIGNRTKIPQSLLGLIRETEEATKSYEGKHLILAIDYSGRFDIMQACKSLAEKAKNGLIQVEDIDENVIDKELMTNCSEFPNPDLLIRTSGEQRISNFFLWQSAYTELYFPNVLWPDFGEAEYLEALTWYQQRQRRFGRRV